In Arcobacter ellisii, a genomic segment contains:
- a CDS encoding Jag N-terminal domain-containing protein, with amino-acid sequence MKKFEANCLEKVYELATADFNCSITELEIEVIQQPSKGFLGFGKKNAIIQACFKNSCKTYVQETKTFKNKDVKIEEISQRIENSNKEVPATPSEKKEPLSKVPKVESKDKIFDNFYNEENSQTEMSKIVIKKDKEKILEEVKEGINLLFDNTCYKIEDINVEFYDEETLYIEFLGEDSALLIGKEGYRYKALSYILFNWINEKYGLMLRLEVAEFLKNQEDAIHAYLEPIIEIIKEKGTFKTKPLDGILVHIALKRLREEFPDKYVAVKTNVRGDKYVLVNEYRAREI; translated from the coding sequence ATGAAAAAGTTTGAAGCAAATTGTTTAGAAAAAGTTTATGAATTAGCAACAGCAGATTTTAACTGTTCTATTACAGAATTAGAAATTGAAGTTATCCAACAACCAAGTAAGGGATTCCTTGGTTTTGGAAAAAAGAATGCGATTATTCAAGCATGTTTTAAAAATAGTTGTAAAACTTATGTACAAGAAACAAAAACTTTTAAAAATAAAGATGTAAAAATAGAAGAAATTTCTCAAAGAATAGAAAATTCAAATAAAGAAGTTCCTGCTACTCCATCTGAGAAAAAAGAGCCTTTATCTAAAGTTCCAAAAGTTGAATCAAAAGATAAAATTTTTGACAATTTTTATAATGAAGAAAATTCTCAAACAGAAATGTCAAAAATTGTAATTAAAAAAGATAAAGAAAAAATATTAGAAGAAGTAAAAGAGGGAATAAATCTTTTATTTGATAATACATGTTACAAAATTGAAGATATTAATGTTGAGTTTTATGATGAAGAGACTTTATACATAGAGTTTTTAGGTGAAGATTCAGCACTTTTAATTGGAAAAGAAGGTTATAGATATAAAGCTTTATCTTATATCTTATTTAATTGGATAAATGAAAAATATGGTCTAATGTTAAGATTAGAAGTTGCAGAATTTTTAAAAAATCAAGAAGATGCAATTCATGCTTATTTAGAGCCAATTATTGAAATAATCAAAGAAAAAGGTACTTTTAAAACTAAACCACTTGATGGTATTTTAGTTCACATTGCTTTAAAAAGATTAAGAGAAGAGTTCCCTGACAAATATGTTGCAGTAAAAACAAATGTTAGAGGTGATAAATACGTACTTGTAAATGAGTACAGAGCAAGAGAAATTTAA